One genomic window of Streptomyces spiramyceticus includes the following:
- a CDS encoding helix-turn-helix domain-containing protein, translating to MTERELSRRVRHRLAVLRHVEEVSGSVAAACRYYGISRQCYYVWLRRYEAEGFDGLTHRETPQQPSACCG from the coding sequence ATGACTGAACGCGAGCTCTCAAGGCGCGTCAGGCACCGGCTTGCTGTGCTGCGCCACGTGGAGGAGGTGAGTGGCAGCGTGGCCGCCGCCTGCCGCTACTACGGCATCAGCCGCCAGTGCTACTACGTATGGCTGCGGCGCTATGAGGCCGAGGGGTTCGACGGACTTACGCATCGCGAAACTCCGCAGCAACCATCGGCTTGCTGCGGTTGA
- a CDS encoding NAD(P)H-dependent flavin oxidoreductase, translating into MALSTELTELLGVAAPDRAGTDGRFGRGALAAAVSRAGGLGLLGGAYGDRAWPEREVPIVAEGTDQPWGVGFLTWAIDAGEVEQALEFSPAAVMLSFGDPSPFVDRIRRSNAVLIVQVTDLDEARRAVDVGADVIVAQGTESGGHGARRGRSTLPFVPLVVDLAAPVPVLAAGGIADGRGVAAALALGAAGALIGTRFQATTEALVDRSISKAIIEGRGQDTERNSVLDIARGAGRPTEKYTARTLSHPYLDRWRGREAELVGDSQARRDYQDDVARGAIPSLPVWAGEAVDLITDLPSAANLVTTLAAHAEDALTWAGRRRPNNRPRAHG; encoded by the coding sequence ATGGCGTTGTCGACGGAGTTGACGGAGTTGTTGGGCGTTGCGGCACCCGATCGTGCTGGCACCGATGGGCGGTTCGGCCGGGGCGCACTGGCCGCGGCCGTCTCCCGAGCAGGTGGCCTGGGGCTGCTGGGCGGTGCGTACGGGGATCGGGCTTGGCCGGAGCGAGAGGTGCCGATTGTCGCGGAGGGCACCGACCAGCCGTGGGGTGTCGGTTTTCTGACCTGGGCGATCGATGCCGGAGAGGTGGAACAGGCGCTGGAGTTCAGCCCCGCGGCGGTGATGTTGTCCTTCGGCGACCCGAGCCCGTTCGTCGACCGGATCCGCCGGTCGAACGCGGTTCTGATCGTTCAGGTCACCGATCTGGACGAGGCCAGGCGGGCGGTGGACGTGGGCGCCGACGTCATCGTGGCACAGGGAACCGAGAGCGGTGGCCACGGCGCCCGCCGCGGCAGGTCCACGCTGCCGTTCGTGCCGCTCGTGGTGGACCTCGCGGCACCGGTACCGGTCCTGGCGGCCGGCGGGATCGCCGACGGCCGCGGCGTCGCCGCAGCCCTGGCCCTGGGTGCCGCCGGAGCACTCATCGGGACCCGCTTCCAGGCCACGACCGAAGCCCTGGTCGACCGTTCCATCAGCAAGGCCATCATCGAAGGACGCGGACAGGACACCGAACGAAACAGTGTGTTGGACATCGCCCGCGGCGCGGGCCGGCCGACGGAGAAGTACACCGCCCGTACTCTCAGCCACCCCTATCTCGACCGATGGCGCGGCCGGGAGGCCGAGCTGGTCGGCGACTCCCAGGCCCGTCGGGACTACCAGGACGACGTGGCACGAGGGGCGATTCCGTCCCTGCCGGTCTGGGCGGGCGAGGCCGTCGACCTCATCACCGATCTGCCATCCGCCGCCAACCTCGTCACCACTCTGGCTGCCCATGCCGAGGATGCACTGACCTGGGCCGGAAGGCGCCGGCCGAACAACCGCCCACGAGCCCACGGCTAA
- a CDS encoding TIGR02391 family protein gives MEAHALLSQVPSQSEAFRQLSRDGRDLAQDPQGITRFEARERLSGPLHPALEDRVRTNFDLGDYETACFAAMKAVEVAVRDASGLDSMVGVSLMRKAFQPHQNGKAGGPLADAGAEGGEQEATSALFAGAMGAYKNPASHRTVDFDDPSRRPRSFSSPTCCCGRSSVPSAVRPPWTVSTWRPRTPSAARTSSTPR, from the coding sequence TTGGAGGCGCACGCGCTGCTGTCTCAGGTGCCCAGCCAGTCCGAAGCCTTCCGCCAGCTCTCCCGCGACGGCAGGGACCTGGCGCAGGATCCGCAGGGCATAACGCGGTTCGAAGCCCGCGAGCGGCTGTCCGGCCCGCTCCACCCGGCCCTGGAAGACAGGGTGCGTACCAACTTCGACCTGGGTGACTACGAGACGGCGTGCTTCGCCGCGATGAAGGCGGTCGAGGTTGCCGTCCGGGACGCCTCCGGGCTCGACTCTATGGTCGGCGTGTCGCTGATGCGCAAGGCGTTCCAGCCGCATCAGAACGGGAAGGCCGGCGGCCCGCTTGCCGACGCCGGAGCCGAAGGCGGCGAACAGGAGGCAACGTCCGCGCTGTTCGCCGGTGCCATGGGCGCGTACAAGAATCCCGCGAGCCACCGCACCGTCGACTTCGACGATCCATCGAGGCGGCCGAGATCATTCAGTTCGCCGACTTGCTGCTGCGGGAGGTCGAGCGTGCCAAGCGCCGTCAGGCCGCCCTGGACCGTCAGCACCTGGCGTCCGCGCACACCGTCCGCCGCCAGGACCTCATCGACTCCCAGGTGA
- a CDS encoding DUF2867 domain-containing protein has protein sequence MRLPNSEHTDQPWRIHEIAADFHLEDVWALPTPGGPDDFERFVRMGERMAGEDHKPTDGWAWPARALWDLRWQLGRLLGWDRPEHDLGARMSSLRDRLPADLREGPTAPVPHGTPFRPVYLTDNEMAWELSNKTVHCLSHYGWVPDGSGGYRAQMVTLVKPNGLLGRAYMAGSGRFAA, from the coding sequence ATGAGACTCCCCAACAGTGAGCACACCGATCAGCCGTGGCGCATCCACGAGATCGCTGCCGACTTCCACCTCGAGGACGTGTGGGCGCTGCCTACCCCCGGCGGCCCAGACGACTTCGAGCGGTTCGTGCGGATGGGCGAACGGATGGCTGGCGAGGACCACAAGCCAACGGACGGCTGGGCATGGCCGGCGCGCGCCCTGTGGGACCTGCGCTGGCAGCTCGGGCGGCTGCTGGGCTGGGACCGTCCAGAACACGACCTCGGCGCGCGGATGTCGAGCCTGCGGGACCGGCTGCCGGCCGATCTGCGCGAGGGCCCGACCGCACCGGTGCCCCACGGGACGCCGTTTCGCCCGGTCTACCTCACCGACAACGAGATGGCCTGGGAGCTGTCCAACAAGACCGTGCACTGCCTCTCCCACTACGGCTGGGTCCCCGACGGCTCGGGGGGCTATCGGGCCCAGATGGTCACGCTGGTCAAACCGAACGGCCTGTTGGGGCGGGCCTACATGGCCGGTTCCGGCCGTTTCGCTGCCTGA
- a CDS encoding UTRA domain-containing protein has product MQASLLGISEGAPVLSLERVTRDQHGRLFEYTWAIYRGDRYRLVSHLTLDGPPDEVTPRVTPTL; this is encoded by the coding sequence GTGCAGGCGTCCCTGCTCGGCATCAGCGAGGGAGCTCCGGTGCTGTCCCTGGAGCGGGTCACGCGCGACCAGCACGGCAGGCTCTTCGAATACACCTGGGCCATCTACCGGGGCGACCGCTACCGGCTCGTCTCCCACCTGACCCTTGACGGCCCGCCCGACGAAGTGACCCCCCGGGTGACGCCGACGCTCTGA
- a CDS encoding M28 family metallopeptidase has translation MASRRIAAATATLVAAALFSPLPFAGPATAGSATGSAPHRGDALARKLVKESTAQDAYGHLQVLQKIADHNDGNRVAGSQGHERSAQYVEALMRQAGFQVSRHEFDFVYTETIKESLQVILPTPRDVPIKLMTYTASSPAGGVTAPVAVAPVDADGTNGCEAGDFASGTFTGRIALIKRGGCTFATKQANAAGAGAVGAVIYNNTAGALNGTIGDPTLGKIPTGGVTQADGEALAAEAAKGPVNVTLDIRELRETRTTYNVVAETRGGDADNTVFLGAHLDSVAAGPGINDNGSGSAGILQVALELAKTHAKPKNKVKFAWWSAEEFGLLGSEAYVASLTEEQKKQIKLYLNFDMIASPNAGYFVYDGDDSDGVGAGPGPEGSAQIEKGINDFLDAQQIPHEGTDFTGRSDYGPFIEVGIPSGGTFTGAEGIKTAAQAAKFGGTADVAYDPNYHAVGDTIENIDMSAFDINIDIIADAVGHYAHDLSPLSVPVESVPTDGDAGSGGGLHDGHGHDVTE, from the coding sequence ATGGCCTCACGCCGTATAGCCGCGGCCACCGCAACCCTGGTGGCCGCAGCACTGTTTTCTCCGCTCCCGTTCGCCGGGCCGGCCACCGCCGGCAGTGCGACGGGATCCGCCCCCCATCGGGGTGATGCACTGGCTCGCAAGCTGGTGAAGGAGTCCACGGCCCAGGACGCCTACGGGCATCTTCAGGTGCTGCAGAAGATCGCCGACCACAACGACGGCAACCGGGTGGCCGGTTCGCAGGGGCACGAGCGGTCCGCCCAGTACGTTGAAGCCCTGATGAGACAGGCGGGCTTCCAGGTCTCCAGACACGAGTTCGACTTCGTGTACACCGAGACGATCAAGGAGAGCCTCCAGGTCATCTTGCCCACGCCGCGCGATGTGCCGATCAAGCTCATGACGTACACCGCGAGTTCACCCGCGGGCGGTGTCACAGCGCCGGTCGCCGTCGCCCCCGTCGACGCCGACGGTACGAACGGCTGCGAGGCCGGCGACTTCGCCTCCGGCACCTTTACCGGGAGAATCGCCCTGATCAAGCGCGGTGGCTGCACCTTCGCGACCAAGCAGGCCAACGCCGCTGGCGCCGGCGCGGTCGGCGCGGTCATCTACAACAACACCGCAGGAGCCCTCAACGGCACCATAGGCGACCCGACACTCGGCAAGATCCCGACCGGCGGTGTCACCCAGGCGGACGGTGAGGCGCTCGCCGCGGAGGCGGCCAAGGGGCCGGTCAATGTCACGCTGGACATCCGTGAGCTGCGCGAGACCCGCACGACGTACAACGTGGTCGCGGAGACCCGCGGCGGGGACGCGGACAACACCGTCTTCCTCGGCGCCCACCTCGACTCAGTCGCCGCGGGCCCCGGCATCAACGACAACGGTTCCGGCTCGGCCGGCATCCTCCAGGTCGCCCTGGAGCTCGCCAAGACCCACGCCAAGCCCAAGAACAAGGTGAAGTTCGCCTGGTGGTCGGCCGAGGAGTTCGGCCTGCTGGGTTCCGAGGCGTACGTCGCCTCGCTGACGGAGGAACAGAAGAAGCAAATCAAGCTCTACCTGAACTTCGACATGATCGCCTCCCCGAACGCCGGCTACTTCGTGTACGACGGCGACGACTCCGACGGCGTCGGAGCGGGCCCGGGCCCGGAGGGCTCTGCCCAGATCGAGAAGGGCATCAACGACTTCCTTGATGCCCAGCAGATCCCGCATGAGGGCACCGACTTCACCGGCCGCTCCGACTACGGACCGTTCATCGAGGTGGGCATCCCCTCCGGCGGCACCTTCACCGGTGCGGAGGGCATCAAGACCGCGGCCCAGGCGGCCAAGTTCGGTGGAACGGCGGACGTCGCGTACGACCCGAACTACCACGCCGTCGGCGACACCATCGAGAACATCGACATGTCGGCGTTCGACATCAACATTGACATCATCGCCGACGCCGTGGGCCACTACGCCCACGACCTCAGCCCGCTGTCCGTCCCGGTCGAGTCGGTCCCGACCGACGGCGACGCGGGCAGCGGCGGCGGCCTGCACGACGGGCACGGGCACGATGTGACCGAGTAG
- a CDS encoding DUF6463 family protein, whose amino-acid sequence MIKWAGWIITLCGTAHTLGALTVEKAARHAGTWFSGGLWSEDLADMSPAGSAYFLSLASFGVPLILVGLTVLWLDRRGITPPAFIAWTLGTWTVVDAVVLPFTPWPLFVLACALLLIGARRARRDNPAPKAGLPRA is encoded by the coding sequence ATGATCAAGTGGGCTGGCTGGATCATCACGTTATGCGGAACCGCACATACGCTCGGCGCCCTGACGGTGGAGAAAGCCGCGCGCCACGCCGGGACATGGTTCAGCGGCGGACTGTGGAGCGAGGACCTCGCCGATATGAGCCCGGCGGGCAGCGCGTACTTTCTGAGCCTGGCAAGCTTCGGCGTGCCGCTCATCCTGGTCGGCCTGACGGTGCTGTGGCTGGACCGCCGCGGCATCACCCCGCCGGCATTCATCGCCTGGACGCTGGGGACCTGGACCGTCGTCGACGCCGTGGTCCTCCCGTTCACGCCCTGGCCGCTGTTCGTGCTCGCGTGCGCCCTGCTGCTGATCGGAGCCCGCCGCGCCCGCCGCGACAACCCCGCGCCCAAGGCCGGGCTTCCACGAGCGTGA
- a CDS encoding DUF397 domain-containing protein, translating into MAVRDSKNPTGPALVLTTHRMSDLLHGARPAVHGLVEVAPARFRSRRPLSGGRVTAA; encoded by the coding sequence GTGGCCGTCCGGGACTCCAAGAACCCCACCGGCCCGGCGCTGGTGCTCACCACCCACCGAATGAGCGACTTGCTCCACGGGGCAAGACCGGCTGTCCACGGACTCGTTGAAGTGGCTCCGGCAAGATTTCGTAGCCGACGACCACTCTCGGGTGGTCGGGTCACGGCGGCGTAG
- a CDS encoding TetR/AcrR family transcriptional regulator, with product MDHKILQTTRELIDEVGYPALTVDQVAARAGVGKAAIYRRYASKAEMAFVATMHEQQLPPLAGTGSLHGDLLALVRTFHVRMAAPAARQLAPALISELASNPELETRFQDTFLAAEQAGFAEIIEQAVARGELAGAVDPAMAHLLLLGSLASALYILNLPVDDAMVTDLAAAAAAGITALADRHHSDPGGAAEPR from the coding sequence GTGGATCACAAAATCCTGCAGACGACCCGCGAGCTGATCGACGAAGTCGGCTACCCGGCCCTGACCGTCGACCAGGTCGCGGCGCGCGCCGGGGTGGGCAAGGCGGCGATCTACCGCCGCTACGCCTCCAAGGCCGAGATGGCGTTCGTCGCCACCATGCACGAGCAGCAGTTGCCTCCGCTGGCCGGCACCGGCTCCTTGCACGGGGACCTGCTGGCCCTGGTCCGCACGTTTCACGTCCGCATGGCCGCCCCGGCGGCCCGACAGCTGGCACCAGCCCTGATCAGCGAACTTGCCAGCAATCCCGAACTGGAGACCCGGTTCCAGGACACCTTCCTGGCCGCCGAACAGGCCGGCTTCGCCGAAATCATCGAACAGGCCGTGGCCCGCGGCGAGCTGGCCGGGGCCGTCGACCCCGCGATGGCCCACCTGCTGCTGCTCGGCTCCCTGGCGTCCGCCCTGTACATCCTCAACCTGCCCGTCGACGACGCGATGGTCACCGACCTCGCCGCCGCTGCCGCAGCAGGAATCACCGCACTGGCCGACCGGCACCACAGCGACCCCGGTGGAGCCGCCGAGCCGCGCTGA
- a CDS encoding VOC family protein gives MTLEWEQVIVHSVDPVALGQWWATALGWVVVHSSDEEFEIRPEPDRLPGLDFVRLDESKKVKSRLHLDFRPDDQDAEVARLVAHGAKRVDIGQGDQSWVVLADPEGNEFCVLGQRRQ, from the coding sequence ATGACCTTGGAATGGGAACAGGTAATCGTTCACTCGGTAGATCCGGTGGCCTTGGGGCAGTGGTGGGCTACGGCTCTTGGTTGGGTTGTGGTCCACTCCTCTGATGAGGAGTTCGAGATCCGCCCGGAGCCGGATCGCCTGCCGGGGTTGGACTTCGTCCGGCTTGATGAGAGCAAGAAGGTTAAGAGCCGACTGCATCTCGACTTCAGGCCTGATGACCAGGACGCCGAGGTGGCTCGTCTGGTGGCTCATGGCGCAAAGCGTGTTGATATTGGCCAGGGTGATCAATCGTGGGTTGTATTGGCAGACCCCGAAGGTAACGAGTTCTGTGTCCTTGGCCAGCGGCGTCAGTAA